The Vicia villosa cultivar HV-30 ecotype Madison, WI linkage group LG1, Vvil1.0, whole genome shotgun sequence genome includes a region encoding these proteins:
- the LOC131622054 gene encoding GDSL esterase/lipase At1g29670-like, whose protein sequence is MFFLDMESMIKTWLVMPILFLSATYLHYCVNGKSQVPCVFIFGDSLSDSGNNNDLPASPKSNYEPYGIDFPLGPTGRFTNGRTSIDIITQLLGFEKFIPPFANTNGSDILKGVNYASGGAGIRNETSKATGFVISLGLQLTNHRVIVSQIANRLGSHDKAQQYLNKCLYYVNIGSNDYINNYFLPQLYPTSHIYSPQQYANALTQELSLNLLALRGVGARKYVLVGLGLLGCTPNAILTHGTNGSCVDEENAPAFIFNAKLKSLVNHFNKKLSADSKFIFINSTLKSDGRNSNGFVVSNAPCCPSKLSGGGCIPDDRPCYNRSEYAFWDEFHPTEAWNLLTARRSYNSHDSGFTYPMDIRHLVEHESKLELESTNEIPSNLSTSIVK, encoded by the exons ATGTTCTTCTTAGATATGGAATCTATGATCAAGACATGGTTGGTCATGCCTATTCTTTTCTTGTCTGCAACCTATTTGCATTATTGCGTCAATGGAAAATCCCAGGTGCCTTGTGTTTTTATTTTTGGAGACTCTTTATCTGATAGTGGTAACAACAATGATCTTCCTGCTTCTCCGAAATCGAATTACGAACCATATGGAATCGACTTTCCACTCGGCCCAACCGGAAGATTTACCAACGGTCGAACTTCCATCGACATAATAA CTCAACTTTTGGGATTTGAGAAGTTTATTCCACCTTTTGCAAACACTAATGGTTCAGACATACTCAAAGGTGTGAACTATGCATCTGGTGGAGCTGGAATTCGTAATGAAACAAGCAAGGCTACG GGCTTTGTTATCAGCTTGGGATTACAGTTAACAAATCACAGAGTTATAGTTTCTCAAATCGCTAACAGACTTGGAAGTCATGACAAAGCTCAACAATACCTCAACAAATGCTTGTATTATGTGAATATCggaagtaatgattacataaacAATTACTTTCTTCCCCAACTCTATCCAACAAGCCACATTTATAGTCCTCAGCAGTATGCAAATGCACTAACTCAAGAGTTGTCTTTGAATTTACTG GCTCTACGCGGCGTTGGAGCAAGAAAATATGTGTTAGTTGGGTTGGGGCTATTAGGCTGCACTCCAAATGCCATCCTTACTCATGGAACAAATGGGTCTTGTGTTGACGAGGAGAATGCGCCTGCATTTATCTTCAATGCCAAGCTAAAGTCTCTAGTGAATCATTTCAATAAGAAGCTCTCTGCAGATTccaaatttattttcataaacagtaCCTTAAAATCAGATGGCCGGAATTCCAATG GTTTTGTTGTCTCAAATGCTCCTTGTTGTCCATCAAAGTTAAGTGGAGGAGGGTGTATTCCAGATGACAGACCATGCTATAATAGGAGTGAGTATGCATTTTGGGATGAATTCCATCCCACTGAGGCTTGGAACCTACTCACTGCAAGAAGGTCTTATAATTCTCATGATTCAGGTTTCACTTATCCAATGGATATCAGACACCTCGTTGAACATGAATCTAAGTTGGAATTAGAATCCACAAATGAGATTCCATCAAATCTCAGTACATCTATAGTTAAATAA